The following proteins are co-located in the Deltaproteobacteria bacterium genome:
- a CDS encoding restriction endonuclease, which yields MSDIAIKNGLTGLLMRVSVDGGELTLPFGRDIFLINTHVAGTAYYDAPQSLDRIRQAKTLILKRQPDNSHDDLAIEVFTPDGKKLGYVPRKSNPILARLMDAGKIITATLADCDDEVHGKWVDLRMDIVLKDL from the coding sequence ATGTCCGACATTGCCATCAAAAACGGCCTGACCGGCCTGCTCATGCGCGTGTCCGTGGACGGCGGGGAACTGACCCTGCCCTTTGGCCGGGATATATTCCTCATCAACACCCATGTCGCGGGCACGGCCTACTACGACGCGCCCCAATCCCTGGACCGCATCCGCCAAGCCAAAACCCTGATCTTAAAGCGCCAGCCCGACAATTCCCACGACGACCTAGCCATCGAGGTCTTCACGCCGGATGGGAAAAAACTCGGCTACGTGCCGCGCAAATCCAATCCCATCCTGGCCCGGCTCATGGACGCGGGCAAGATCATCACCGCCACCCTGGCCGACTGCGACGACGAGGTGCACGGCAAATGGGTGGACCTGCGCATGGATATCGTCTTGAAGGATTTGTGA
- a CDS encoding AAA family ATPase, producing the protein LIESELFGHEKGAFTGAVATVPGKVEYADKGTLFLDEIGELPVNLQVKLLRFLQEMVIQRVGGRKDIPVNVRIIAATNVDIASAIANGSFREDLYYRIGVVTIHLPPLRERNGDVRILAEHFLRRISRELGKDMAGFTPEALAYLEAHAWPGNIRELENKLRRAVLLAESSRITPEELGFGEDLPTPSGFNLLDKTLKEGRAMVEKKMILAALAKFDGNILKASEALGISRPTMYDLLKKHEIEN; encoded by the coding sequence TTTGATCGAGTCGGAATTGTTCGGTCACGAGAAGGGCGCCTTCACCGGGGCCGTGGCCACGGTTCCGGGCAAGGTCGAATACGCGGACAAGGGCACGCTGTTTTTGGACGAGATCGGCGAGTTGCCGGTCAATCTTCAGGTCAAGTTGCTGCGTTTTCTTCAGGAAATGGTCATCCAGCGGGTCGGGGGCAGAAAGGACATCCCCGTCAACGTGCGCATCATCGCGGCCACGAACGTGGACATCGCCAGCGCCATCGCCAACGGATCGTTCCGCGAGGATCTGTACTACCGTATCGGCGTGGTCACCATCCATCTGCCGCCGCTGCGCGAACGGAACGGCGACGTGCGCATTCTGGCCGAGCACTTCCTGCGGCGCATCAGCCGGGAATTGGGCAAGGACATGGCCGGCTTCACGCCCGAGGCCCTGGCCTACCTGGAGGCCCACGCCTGGCCGGGCAATATCCGCGAACTGGAAAACAAGTTGCGCCGGGCCGTGCTGCTGGCCGAATCATCGCGGATCACGCCGGAGGAACTGGGCTTTGGCGAGGATCTTCCGACTCCGAGCGGCTTTAACCTGCTCGACAAGACCCTGAAGGAAGGGCGGGCCATGGTCGAAAAAAAGATGATCCTGGCCGCCCTGGCCAAATTCGACGGCAATATCCTCAAGGCCTCGGAAGCCTTGGGTATCAGCCGACCGACCATGTACGACCTGCTGAAGAAGCACGAGATCGAAAATTGA